The Arthrobacter oryzae DNA window ACCTGAAGCTGAACGACCGCGCCCACCAGACGATCCTGTGCAAGGATCCGTTCCGCAGCGTGGACGAGCGCGTGGATGCCCTTCTGGACTCTATGGGCTGATACCCAGCTTCAGGGGCTATTCTGGATGGGGCCGTTTAACCGGCCACCGACTGCGTTGCCGTGCGTTCCATTCGCGGCACGCATCCATCTTGCCCCGACGAAAGTTCTTACGTGCGCCGACTACTAGCAATTCTCATTCCCGGACTGCTGCTGATCACCGCCTGCGGCGGATCGCCTGCAGCCCCGGAGCCCACCAGCCAGACTGCTGGCGAGACCGCCAAGCTCGACTCCCTGAAGCTTACGGACAACGGGGACAAGAAGGCACCCGGAGTCGAATTCGACAAGCCCCTGGATGTCACGGAACCCACCGTCAAGGTGGTTACCGAAGGCGACGGGGAGCGCCTTAAGGCCAACCAGATCGCTGACATCTCGATCCTCGCCCTCAGCGGCAAGGACGGCTCCACCCTCGAAGACACCTTCGCCAAGGACCCCGAGCCGCTGGAGCTGAACGATGAGCTCAAGACCGGCAACGCCGTCATCTATAACGCGTTCGTAGGTGCCAAGATTGGCTCGCAGCTTGCCCTTGCCGTGCCCGGCCAGGCCGCCCAGGAGGGCGCCGAGGCCAGCCCCACGCAGCTGCTCGTGGTCAAGGTCCTGTCCGCCAAGGACGCCCCGAAGGTGCTGGACAAGCCGGAGGGTGAGACTGTCACGCCGCCCGCCGGCCTTCCCACCGTCAAGGAAAACGACAAGGGAATCCCGGAGATCTCCGTTGACGGCGTCAAGGCCCCCACTGAGCTTGTCTCCCAGGACCTCATCAAAGGCACCGGCCCCGCCGTCAAGGAAACCGACACCCTGACTGTCAACTACGTCGGAGTCACCCTCAACGGTGGCACCAAGTTCGACTCCAGCTTTGACCGCGGCGAAAAGGCCAGCTTCCCGCTGACCGGCGTCATCAAGGGCTGGACCCAGGGCCTTGCCGGCAAGACCGTGGGCTCACGCGTACTCCTGGTCATCCCGAAGGACCTTGCCTACGGCGATGCCGGACAGGGCGAGGCCAAGGGCGATCTGGTGTTCGTCGTCGATATCCTCGGCGTCAAGTAAGCCATCCCGAGCTAGAAGCCAACCCACACTACAAAGGAGCAACCATGTCATTTGGACAACGCAACTTCGACCGCCAGAAGCCGGAAATTGACTTCCCTGAGGGCGACGTTCCCACTGAGCTCGTAATCACCGACCTCATCGAAGGTGACGGTGCCGAGGCCAAGCCGGGCGACACCGTCTCCACCCACTACGTCGGGGTCGCCTGGTCCACCGGCGAGGAATTCGATGCTTCCTGGGGCCGCGGCGCTCCGCTGGACTTCCGCGTTGGCGTGGGCCAGGTCATCCAGGGCTGGGACCAGGGGCTGCTGGGCATGAAGGTCGGCGGCCGCCGCCGCCTGGAGATCCCCTCCGAACTCGCTTACGGCTCCCGCGGTGCTGGCGGAGCGATCGGCCCCAACGAAGCATTGATCTTCGTGGTGGACCTCGTCGGAGTCCGCTAGACGGATCACGGCCCGGCGACAGCCGGCCTGCCTGAGGGAGCGCGGTAACAATCGGAGGGAAATTTCCGTTTTGTTGCCGCGCTTTCGGCGTTAAGCCCCACCGGCTTTAGTAACGTAGCCAAGGTGTCCGCCTCACGTACAGAACGCCTCCTGAACCTGCTCATCGCGCTTCTCAACACCCGCTACGGCCTGCGGCGCGGTGAACTTCGCGAAAAGGTCTACCACGACACGAGCAGCAGCGAATCCACGTTCGGCCGCATGTTCGAGCGGGACAAGAGCGACCTCCGCCAGTTCGGCTTCGAGGTAGAGACAGTCATGGACCAGGGGTGGGGCTCCGATGATCCTGCCACAGCGCGATACCGGATCGGCAAGGAGTCCAACCGGCTCCCCGACGTCGACCTCACCTCCGCCGAGTGCACTGTCCTCATCCTTGCTGCCCAGCTCTGGGAGCAGGCCGCGCTCGGTTCGGCAGCGCAAGATGCCATGCGCAAGCTGCAGGCGGCCGGCGGGCTCGCTGAGGCCGAATTGCCGGCCGGTGTCCAGCCACGGATCAAACCCGCCGGGCAGGCCTTTGAAGACTTGGTCACGGCAATGCACGCCCAGCACCCGGTGAGCTTCACTTACCTTGCCGGAAGCACCGGCCGCGAGGAACTCCGGACCGTTGAGCCCTGGGGCCTGGGCAGCCGCTTCGGGCAGTGGTACCTGGTGGGCTTCGACCGGGCCCGCGGCGCAAAGCGCTTCTTCCGCCTGTCCCGCTTCACGTCTGCGGTGGCCGTCCAGGAAAAGGATCACTACTCGCCGCCGGAGGCGTTCAATGTCCGGAAGGAACTGGACTCGCTTCCCGAGCTGCCTGTGCAGTCCGCGATCGTGGACGTGGCGGCGGGGAAAGTGCTCGGCCTGCGCAAGCGGGCAATGGAGGCGCATGCCTCTGAAGCGCCCATCAGCACGCCCGACGCCGGTTGGGACCGGCTCAGAGTTCCTTTCAGGGATGCTGAGGTGCTGGGCGAAGAGCTCGCCTCCTACGGCCCGAACGTGGTGGTCGCTGCGCCGGCGGAACTGGCATCCGCTGTCCGGAGGAGACTGCAAGCCGCCGCGGACTTCGCGGCGTCGCCCGTTCCCGCCATGGATTTTCCGGACACCGTTCCGGTCAAGCGCCCGCGCAAGCGGACGTCCGAGGACCAGCTCAAGCGGATGCTTCAGCTCGTGCCGTTCCTGGTCCACAACCAGGGCCTGCATATCAGCGAGGTTGCTTCCAGTTTCGGCGTGACCCGGAAGGAACTGGAGGACGATCTGCGGATCCTGATCTGCTCCGGCCTGCCCGAGGGCTACCCGGATGACCTCCTGGACATCCAGTGGGAAGATGACCACGTCTACATCACCCAGGACCTTGACCTCAATCGTCCGGTCCGCTTCACCGTGGACGAGGCCTGCGCCCTCCTGACGGGCCTGGAGACCCTCAACGGCCTGCCGGAGCTTGCCGAGGGGAGTGCGCTGGAGTCCGTCACGGTAAAACTGATGGCGGCAGCGGGGGAGGAGGGCCTGAAGGCGGCATCCATTGCGGGCCCCCAGGTGGGCCCGGCGAATTCCGCCCATCTGGCCACCATCCGGGACGCCATCACGGACGGCCGGCAGTTGCACCTCAGGTACTTCTCCGCGCAGCGCGACTCCATGTCCGAACGGGACGTCGATCCGCTGCGGCTCTATTCGCTGGACAACACCTGGTACTTCGAGGCCTACTGCCACAGCGCACACGGCCTAAGGAACTTCCGGCTGGACCGCATAGAAACCTTGGAACCGAACGGACAGCGGGTCACCGAAGCGGCCAGACCCACCGAGGGGTTCC harbors:
- a CDS encoding FKBP-type peptidyl-prolyl cis-trans isomerase; protein product: MRRLLAILIPGLLLITACGGSPAAPEPTSQTAGETAKLDSLKLTDNGDKKAPGVEFDKPLDVTEPTVKVVTEGDGERLKANQIADISILALSGKDGSTLEDTFAKDPEPLELNDELKTGNAVIYNAFVGAKIGSQLALAVPGQAAQEGAEASPTQLLVVKVLSAKDAPKVLDKPEGETVTPPAGLPTVKENDKGIPEISVDGVKAPTELVSQDLIKGTGPAVKETDTLTVNYVGVTLNGGTKFDSSFDRGEKASFPLTGVIKGWTQGLAGKTVGSRVLLVIPKDLAYGDAGQGEAKGDLVFVVDILGVK
- a CDS encoding FKBP-type peptidyl-prolyl cis-trans isomerase, whose product is MSFGQRNFDRQKPEIDFPEGDVPTELVITDLIEGDGAEAKPGDTVSTHYVGVAWSTGEEFDASWGRGAPLDFRVGVGQVIQGWDQGLLGMKVGGRRRLEIPSELAYGSRGAGGAIGPNEALIFVVDLVGVR
- a CDS encoding helix-turn-helix transcriptional regulator; amino-acid sequence: MSASRTERLLNLLIALLNTRYGLRRGELREKVYHDTSSSESTFGRMFERDKSDLRQFGFEVETVMDQGWGSDDPATARYRIGKESNRLPDVDLTSAECTVLILAAQLWEQAALGSAAQDAMRKLQAAGGLAEAELPAGVQPRIKPAGQAFEDLVTAMHAQHPVSFTYLAGSTGREELRTVEPWGLGSRFGQWYLVGFDRARGAKRFFRLSRFTSAVAVQEKDHYSPPEAFNVRKELDSLPELPVQSAIVDVAAGKVLGLRKRAMEAHASEAPISTPDAGWDRLRVPFRDAEVLGEELASYGPNVVVAAPAELASAVRRRLQAAADFAASPVPAMDFPDTVPVKRPRKRTSEDQLKRMLQLVPFLVHNQGLHISEVASSFGVTRKELEDDLRILICSGLPEGYPDDLLDIQWEDDHVYITQDLDLNRPVRFTVDEACALLTGLETLNGLPELAEGSALESVTVKLMAAAGEEGLKAASIAGPQVGPANSAHLATIRDAITDGRQLHLRYFSAQRDSMSERDVDPLRLYSLDNTWYFEAYCHSAHGLRNFRLDRIETLEPNGQRVTEAARPTEGFPVKLFTPNDDDTVVTVELAPQGIGLADDYYAERTAPLPNGGLIADIRFGSTGWLPMFVAQHGGAVRILAPAGLADAAGDWIRAALARYGG